Proteins from a genomic interval of Capsicum annuum cultivar UCD-10X-F1 chromosome 4, UCD10Xv1.1, whole genome shotgun sequence:
- the LOC107869248 gene encoding receptor-like protein 34, producing MALTGGIPREFGNLSFLVSLDLGRNNFHGNLPQEMTRLRRLKFLDLSFNNFRGEVPSCIEIIAFTGNSLSGNLPNGLFNGLPILKELYLSGNKLVGHMPTSLSNGSQLKILSLSKNEFDGPIHSEIGRLSSLQQLYLGANHFTGIIPQEIGNFANLMELSMEVNQITGSVPISIFNISVLQVFSLWGNNLNGLLPRDIGNLTKMQFLYLQENRFTGT from the exons ATGGCTCTTACAGGCGGGATTCCCCGGGAATTTGGAAACCTCTCATTTCTTGTTTCTCTAGACTTGGGAAGGAACAATTTCCATGGAAATTTGCCTCAAGAAATGACACGCTTGCGTCGCcttaagtttcttgatttaagttTCAACAACTTCAGAGGGGAGGTTCCTTCTTG CATTGAAATCATTGCATTTACGGGCAATAGCTTATCAGGAAATCTCCCCAATGGCTTATTCAATGGTCTCCCAATACTCAAAGAGCTTTATCTATCCGGAAACAAGCTTGTTGGTCATATGCCTACAAGCTTGTCAAATGGTtcacaacttaaaatattgtCTTTATCAAAAAATGAGTTTGATGGACCAATACATAGTGAAATTGGAAGATTGAGTAGCTTGCAGCAATTGTATCTCGGAGCTAACCATTTCACAG GGATAATTCCACAAGAAATTGGAAATTTTGCTAATTTGATGGAGTTATCGATGGAGGTAAACCAGATAACCGGTTCAGTCCCAATCTCCATATTCAATATCTCGGTGCTGCAAGTTTTTTCACTGTGGGGGAACAATCTTAATGGACTCTTACCACGAGATATTGGAAACTTAACCAAGATGCAATTTTTATATCTTCAAGAAAATAGGTTTACCGGTACGTAA
- the LOC124897886 gene encoding receptor kinase-like protein Xa21: MEIFNISRLRVISLSHNNLSGSLPPTMGSILPNIEELNLGSLTSLVGTIPHSISNCSELAILELSNNQIAGLIPNSIGYLTYLQYLNLALNNLTTDSSLSFLTFFTNCVNLTALSLTLNPPNGMLPASTGNLSTSLKNFYANGLFLSNNKLTGSISDNLCKLHFLDVIDLTQNNFSRSLPYCLGKITSLREIRMGSNKLSTNIPPSLGNIQDLVVLDLSSNNMVGSLPLEIRNLKAATLIDLSMNQFSNRIPREIAGFQNLAHLSLRHNKLQETIPDSMSNMAGEIPSGGPFKNLSSQFFIYNEAFCGSSRFSVPPCPTSSKNISNRKKFLVLFLLLAIAIVFVPMAFVLLWIRYRRGKSAPQQAESYYALLQATDYLRESNLIGFGSFVSVYKGVLRNGTAIAVNVFNLKLDAAFKSFDTECEVLHSLRHRNLVEVITSCSNLDFKALVLDFMPNGSLEMYLYSHNYFLDIKQRLRIMIDVACALEYLHHGCSLPVIHCDVKPSNILLDEDMVAHLSDFGISKLLGEGQGDFYTKTFATFGYIAPEYGLEGLVSTKCDIYSYGVMLLETFTRRKPSEFEGDCSLKQWANYSLPNVVMEVGDANLLTSTGNRLKKELDVVASIMKVALDCCNESPPRRTNMKDVVGMLPKIKIQLLAC; this comes from the exons ATGGAGATCTTCAACATATCAAGGCTGAGAGTGATTTCTCTTTCACACAATAATCTATCAGGAAGCCTCCCACCAACCATGGGTTCTATCTTACCCAACATTGAAGAGCTTAATCTGGGGAGCTTAACCAGTCTTGTTGGAACTATTCCTCATTCCATCTCCAATTGTTCAGAACTTGCTATTCTAGAGCTTTCTAACAACCAAATCGCTGGCTTGATTCCCAATTCTATTGGATATTTGACTTATCTACAGTATCTAAATTTAGCACTAAACAATTTAACCACTGACTCATCATTAAGCTTCTTGACTTTCTTCACCAATTGCGTAAATTTAACAGCTCTTTCTCTAACTTTGAACCCGCCAAACGGCATGCTTCCAGCTTCCACGGGGAACCTTTCCACCTCTCTTAAAAATTTTTACGCCAAC GGCTTGTTCTTGAGTAACAACAAACTTACAGGATCTATCAGTGATAATCTATGTAAATTGCACTTCTTGGATGTCATTGACTTgactcaaaataatttttcacgTTCTCTTCCTTATTGTTTAGGAAAGATTACTTCCCTTAGAGAGATACGTATGGGATCCAATAAATTGAGTACCAATATACCACCAAGCTTAGGGAACATTCAAGATCTAGTGGTTCTTGACTTATCGTCAAACAACATGGTAGGTTCTTTACCTCTAGAAATTAGAAATCTAAAGGCTGCGACACTGATAGATCTGTCAATGAatcaattttcaaatagaattccAAGAGAAATTGCAGGATTTCAGAATCTGGCACACCTTTCTTTGAGACACAACAAGTTGCAAGAAACTATACCTGACTCAATGAGCAACATGGCAG GTGAAATACCCTCGGGAGGTCCTTTCAAGAACCTCTCAAGTCAGTTTTTCATCTACAATGAAGCATTTTGTGgttcttcaagatttagtgtcccGCCATGCCCCACTTCATCAAAGAACAtatcaaataggaaaaaattcctagttctttttcttttactcgCAATTGCAATTGTATTTGTTCCTATGGCCTTTGTGCTCCTATGGATAAGGTACAGAAGAGGTAAAAGTGCTCCTCAACAAGCTGAGTCATACTATGCACTGCTCCAAGCAACGGATTACCTTAGAGAGAGTAATCTGATTGGTTTTGGAAGCTTTGTCTCTGTTTACAAAGGTGTCCTCCGAAATGGAACTGCCATTGCAGTGAATGTGTTCAACCTGAAACTGGATGCGGCATTCAAGAGTTTTGATACAGAATGTGAAGTTTTGCATAGCCTTCGCCATAGGAATCTCGTAGAAGTCATTACTAGTTGTTCCAATCTTGATTTTAAGgctttagttcttgattttatgccTAATGGGAGTCTTGAGATGTATTTGTATTCGCACAACTACTTCCTCGACATCAAGCAGAGACTAAGAATAatgatagatgtggcatgtgCTTTGGAATATCTTCACCATGGGTGCTCGTTACCTGTGATTCACTGTGACGTGAAGCCTAGTAACATCTTGCTGGATGAAGATATGGTTGCCCACCTCAGCGACTTTGGCATTTCAAAACTGCTTGGCGAAGGTCAGGGTGATTTTTACACTAAAACCTTTGCAACATTCGGGTATATTGCACCGG AGTATGGACTGGAAGGACTAGTGTCAACAAAGTGTGACATCTACAGTTATGGGGTCATGTTGCTCGAAACGTTTACTAGGAGAAAGCCTAGTGAGTTTGAGGGAGATTGTAGCTTGAAACAATGGGCGAATTATTCACTTCCAAATGTTGTAATGGAGGTCGGTGATGCCAACTTGTTAACATCAACTGGTAATCGCTTAAAGAAGGAGCTAGATGTTGTGGCATCAATCATGAAAGTTGCATTAGATTGTTGTAACGAATCTCCACCAAGAAGGACCAACATGAAAGATGTTGTAGGGATGCTACCGAAGATCAAGATTCAACTTCTAGCATGTTGA